One genomic region from Magallana gigas chromosome 3, xbMagGiga1.1, whole genome shotgun sequence encodes:
- the LOC105321511 gene encoding protein retinal degeneration B isoform X2: MLIKEYRISLPMSVEEYRIAQLYMIQRKSREESHGEGSGVEIIENEPYEDGPGGKGQYTYKIYHVGSHLPGWFRAILPKSALRVEEEAWNAYPYTKTRYRCPFVEKLYLEIETRYLNDAGEQDNVFNLTSSELKNRVVDYLDIVKDPISSGDYKKEEDPKLFRSEKTGRGPLMENWLAEYARDSKIPAKKKCVMTAYKLCRVEFKYWGMQNKIERFIHDIGLRKTMLRAHRQAWCWQDEYYGLQLSDIRRLERETQLALAEKMKMVSMNEEEGDDNGEDTQSTPKIPISTSFDQAAAIKKQTPEHEASGKITPTGRKMSSEALHKRSLSGSTKHRIGHGSFHDVSTSRMFESLEQLQESSSDEEEFFDAKGHMTPCDESTFWSDEGSQGPSSSDEEDRADSRTEGMISGDEYADARSVTSEDHIDTSLGKKVEQIRQHLYTEQSKDSSPPPSAGCKTNILFLVLHGGNLLDMHIDHVQASKRSDFSTFKMTFEHVMRTHYPGALNHIAFRLVSCPQICTETVNLLASLSPYGLDPQTPKSQEASLWTQDFVPLGAIALFASSNPEYHEGVNKMVAKANLVYQDFLTSGEGKGFTGQVCLLADSTASIMAYDALTSASLNCGRGLSTYDSNSSLNMEGNPRSWASKTSESSHAMSLSDPDLSKCCNIRDCACNTADKQFSKSDVSSATDNKLRRQNSGQRHSATTYLNVNEPPEHIRRTSTGSNYDGPCMKLDFEVSEFFMLGAPLGLVLAYRRMTSGDDSPPQSPMCNQVYNLFHSSDPAAVRLEPLVHESFKHIPPVKISRYNKFPLGDGEPIHVVETVQSNLNLFTNRRYSSGPFLQRQGSITSNISQMSGLGESAVSFITGVTSRWWGNKRLDFVLYCPEILHSFPVSALPHLFHASFWESSDVTSFILRQVLRYDVSLFESSGDVDLQSSLSGKVSREKWLKRRTTIKVKNLQPNHRGNDVMVLEDKPQVITARFMYGSYDVTSLSGEKVDVHVMDQQTGEWQYMGTEVTDKNGKLQFTIPSEKGLPQGMHPVKVVVRGDHSSADFYLCVLPPKTETVVFSIDGSFTASMSISGKDPKVRPGAVDVVRHWQEHGYLIVYVTARPDMQHKRVVTWLAKHNFPHGMVAFMDGLSKEPLKQKLSYLKTLQSDAKILYKAGYGSNKDIYVYKELGLSPQQIYIVGKSSKKQMTQAQVLSEGYAAHLSDLRAPGTTRQAVGNARLFIQKGSFTKTFQSEGKKALKRVPSNPTPAGDFKNKHDGLLHTTISVGPEGHTIIEHGGASTVRTRGTSPKPKLVLKDVPR; this comes from the exons ATGCTCATCAAGGAGTACCGGATCTCCCTGCCTATGAGTGTGGAGGAATACAGGATAGCTCAACTCTACATGATACAG AGGAAGAGTCGAGAGGAGAGCCATGGAGAGGGGAGCGGGGTGGAGATTATTGAGAACGAGCCGTATGAAGATGGCCCCGGGGGGAAGGGACAGTACACCTACAAGATCTACCATGTGGGCAGCCACCTACCAG GTTGGTTTCGTGCCATTCTGCCCAAGTCTGCCCTGCGAGTGGAGGAGGAGGCTTGGAATGCCTACCCCTACACAAAGACTCGCTACAGGTGCCCCTTTGTGGAGAAGCTTTACCTGGAGATAGAAACACGGTACTTGAATGATGCAGGGGAACAGGATAATGTATTCAACCTGACCTCATCTGAACTCAAAAACAGGGTCGTAG ATTACTTGGACATTGTAAAGGATCCTATCTCCAGTGGGGACTACAAGAAAGAGGAGGACCCCAAGCTGTTCCGGTCGGAGAAGACCGGGCGCGGCCCGCTGATGGAAAACTGGCTGGCCGAGTACGCCCGCGACTCAAAGATCCCGGCCAAAAAGAAGTGTGTGATGACGGCGTACAAACTTTGTCGGGTCGAGTTCAAGTACTGGGGCATGCAGAACAAGATCGAGAGGTTCATACATGATATAG GTTTGAGGAAGACGATGCTTCGTGCTCACAGACAGGCCTGGTGCTGGCAGGATGAGTACTACGGCCTCCAACTCAGCGACATTCGACGACTCGAAAGAGAAACTCAGCTCGCACTGGCTGAGAAGATGAAAATGGTGTCAATGAATGAAGAAGAGGGAGATGATAATGGTGAGGATACTCAAAGTACGCCCAAAATTCCAATCTCTACGTCCTTTGATCAGGCAGCAGCCATTAAGAAACAGACACCGGAACACGAAGCATCGGGGAAAATCACACCCACTGGAAGGAAGATGTCGTCGGAGGCCCTACACAAACGCTCGCTCAGTGGCTCAACTAAACACAGGATTGGACATG GATCTTTCCACGATGTTTCCACCTCCCGCATGTTTGAGAGTTTGGAACAGCTCCAAGAATCGAGCTCAGACGAGGAGGAGTTCTTCGATGCTAAAG GCCACATGACGCCGTGCGATGAGAGCACATTCTGGTCAGATGAGGGATCGCAGGGTCCGTCGAGCTCAG ATGAGGAGGATAGAGCTGATTCCAGGACCGAGGGGATGATCAGTGGGGACGAGTATGCAGACGCACGGTCAGTGACCTCGGAGGATCACATAG ATACATCTCTTGGAAAGAAGGTGGAACAAATCCGACAACATCTGTACACGGAGCAGAGTAAGGACTCCTCCCCCCCACCGTCCGCCGGATGTAAGACCAACATCCTGTTCCTGGTTCTACATGGAG GAAACTTGCTTGACATGCACATCGACCATGTCCAAGCTTCCAAGAGAAGTGACTTCAGCACGTTTAAGATGACGTTTGAGCATGTGATGAGGACCCACTACCCGGGGGCACTAAATCACATCGCCTTCAGACTTGTCTCCTGTCCCCAGATCTGCACAGAGACAGTCAACCTCCTCGCCAG CCTGAGTCCCTATGGACTGGACCCCCAGACACCAAAGTCCCAGGAAGCCTCTCTCTGGACCCAGGACTTTGTTCCCCTTGGGGCCATTGCATTGTTTGCTTCCTCAAACCCTGAGTACCATGAGGGTGTTAACAAGATGGTGGCCAAAGCTAACCTAGTGTACCAGGACTTCTTGACCTCTGGAGAGGGCAAGGGCTTTACTGGACAG GTGTGTCTGTTGGCGGACTCCACAGCATCCATCATGGCTTACGACGCCCTGACATCGGCCAGCCTTAACTGTGGCCGGGGACTGAGTACCTACGACAGCAACAGTAGTCTGAACATGGAGGGAAACCCAAGGAGCTGGGCCTCCAAGACCTCCGAGTCGAGTCACGCCATGAGTCTGAGTGATCCCGATCTCTCCAAGTGTTGTAATATCAGAGACTGCGCATGTAACACGGCAGACAAACAGTTCAGTAAAAGTGATGTCTCGTCAGCGACAGACAACAAGCTTAGACGTCAGAACTCAGGTCAGAGACACTCTGCGACGACGTATCTGAACGTCAATGAGCCCCCGGAACACATCAGACGCACCAGCACCGGCAGTAACTATGATGGGCCGTGTATGAAGCTGGACTTTGAGGTGTCAGAGTTCTTTATGCTGGGGGCTCCCCTAGGGCTGGTGTTGGCCTACAGGAGAATGACATCGGGGGATGATTCCCCGCCCCAAAGTCCCATGTGCAATCAGGTGTACAATCTGTTCCACTCCAGTGACCCTGCAGCGGTCCGGCTAGAGCCTCTCGTCCACGAGTCTTTCAAACATATCCCACCTGTCAAAATCTCCAGGTACAACAAGTTTCCTCTCGGAGATGGAGAACCCATCCATGTAG TTGAGACAGTACAGAGTAACTTGAATCTGTTCACTAACCGACGCTACTCCTCCGGTCCCTTCCTCCAGAGACAGGGAAGCATCACCAGCAATATCTCCCAGATGTCAGGCCTAGGAGAGTCCGCTGTGTCCTTTATCACTGGCG TGACCAGCAGGTGGTGGGGTAACAAGCGGCTGGACTTCGTCCTGTACTGTCCCGAGATCCTCCACTCCTTCCCGGTCTCTGCTCTCCCTCACCTGTTCCACGCGAGCTTCTGGGAGTCCAGTGATGTCACTTCCTTTATCCTACGACAG GTACTGAGGTATGATGTGTCTTTGTTTGAGTCATCTGGTGATGTGGACCTACAGTCCAGTCTCAGTGGAAAGGTCTCCCGAGAGAAATGGTTAAAACGCAGAACTACAATTAAAGTCAAG AACTTGCAGCCAAATCATCGCGGAAACGATGTAATGGTTTTGGAGGACAAACCCCAGGTTATCACGGCCAGGTTCATGTACGGCTCGTACGACGTGACTTCACTGTCAGGGGAGAAG GTGGACGTCCATGTGATGGACCAGCAGACTGGGGAATGGCAGTACATGGGGACCGAGGTCACTGACAAAAACGGCAAGCTCCAGTTCACCATTCCATCTGAGAAGGGCCTGCCCCAGGGAATGCACCCGGTCAAAGTGGTCGTCAG GGGTGATCACAGCTCGGCCGACTTTTACCTGTGTGTCCTCCCCCCAAAGACAGAGACTGTGGTATTCAGCATCGATGGCTCCTTCACAGCCAGCATGTCTATTTCTGGGAAGGATCCCAAGGTCAGACCGGGAGCAGTAGACGTAGTCAG GCATTGGCAGGAGCACGGTTACCTGATCGTGTACGTGACCGCCCGCCCGGACATGCAGCACAAGAGAGTGGTCACGTGGCTGGCCAAACACAACTTCCCGCATGGAATGGTGGCGTTCATGGATGGTTTGTCCAAAGAACCACTGAAGCAGAAACTGTCCTATCTAAAGACTCTCCAGTCAGAC GCTAAAATACTGTATAAGGCAGGATATGGATCCAATAAAGACATCTACGTGTACAAAGAACTAGGCCTCAGCCCACAGCAGATCTATATAGTGGGGAAGTCTTCCAAGAAACAGATGACCCAGGCCCAG GTGCTGAGCGAGGGGTATGCGGCCCACCTGAGTGACCTCCGTGCCCCAGGGACCACTAGACAGGCTGTGGGAAACGCCCGCCTTTTCATCCAGAAGGGCTCCTTCACCAAGACATTCCAGTCTGAAGGAAAGAAGGCACTGAAGAGGGTGCCCTCCAATCCCACCCCTGCCggagattttaaaaacaaacatgatGGACTCTTACACACGACTATATCAGTCGGGCCGGAGGGACACACCATAATAGAGCATGGGGGTGCCAGCACTGTCAGAACTAGGGGAACATCTCCAAAGCCAAAACTTGTACTAAAAGATGTTCCTAGATAG
- the LOC105321511 gene encoding protein retinal degeneration B isoform X3, with protein MIQRKSREESHGEGSGVEIIENEPYEDGPGGKGQYTYKIYHVGSHLPGWFRAILPKSALRVEEEAWNAYPYTKTRYRCPFVEKLYLEIETRYLNDAGEQDNVFNLTSSELKNRVVDYLDIVKDPISSGDYKKEEDPKLFRSEKTGRGPLMENWLAEYARDSKIPAKKKCVMTAYKLCRVEFKYWGMQNKIERFIHDIGLRKTMLRAHRQAWCWQDEYYGLQLSDIRRLERETQLALAEKMKMVSMNEEEGDDNGEDTQSTPKIPISTSFDQAAAIKKQTPEHEASGKITPTGRKMSSEALHKRSLSGSTKHRIGHGSFHDVSTSRMFESLEQLQESSSDEEEFFDAKGHMTPCDESTFWSDEGSQGPSSSGIGSRDEEDRADSRTEGMISGDEYADARSVTSEDHIDTSLGKKVEQIRQHLYTEQSKDSSPPPSAGCKTNILFLVLHGGNLLDMHIDHVQASKRSDFSTFKMTFEHVMRTHYPGALNHIAFRLVSCPQICTETVNLLASLSPYGLDPQTPKSQEASLWTQDFVPLGAIALFASSNPEYHEGVNKMVAKANLVYQDFLTSGEGKGFTGQVCLLADSTASIMAYDALTSASLNCGRGLSTYDSNSSLNMEGNPRSWASKTSESSHAMSLSDPDLSKCCNIRDCACNTADKQFSKSDVSSATDNKLRRQNSGQRHSATTYLNVNEPPEHIRRTSTGSNYDGPCMKLDFEVSEFFMLGAPLGLVLAYRRMTSGDDSPPQSPMCNQVYNLFHSSDPAAVRLEPLVHESFKHIPPVKISRYNKFPLGDGEPIHVVETVQSNLNLFTNRRYSSGPFLQRQGSITSNISQMSGLGESAVSFITGVTSRWWGNKRLDFVLYCPEILHSFPVSALPHLFHASFWESSDVTSFILRQVLRYDVSLFESSGDVDLQSSLSGKVSREKWLKRRTTIKVKNLQPNHRGNDVMVLEDKPQVITARFMYGSYDVTSLSGEKVDVHVMDQQTGEWQYMGTEVTDKNGKLQFTIPSEKGLPQGMHPVKVVVRGDHSSADFYLCVLPPKTETVVFSIDGSFTASMSISGKDPKVRPGAVDVVRHWQEHGYLIVYVTARPDMQHKRVVTWLAKHNFPHGMVAFMDGLSKEPLKQKLSYLKTLQSDAKILYKAGYGSNKDIYVYKELGLSPQQIYIVGKSSKKQMTQAQVLSEGYAAHLSDLRAPGTTRQAVGNARLFIQKGSFTKTFQSEGKKALKRVPSNPTPAGDFKNKHDGLLHTTISVGPEGHTIIEHGGASTVRTRGTSPKPKLVLKDVPR; from the exons ATGATACAG AGGAAGAGTCGAGAGGAGAGCCATGGAGAGGGGAGCGGGGTGGAGATTATTGAGAACGAGCCGTATGAAGATGGCCCCGGGGGGAAGGGACAGTACACCTACAAGATCTACCATGTGGGCAGCCACCTACCAG GTTGGTTTCGTGCCATTCTGCCCAAGTCTGCCCTGCGAGTGGAGGAGGAGGCTTGGAATGCCTACCCCTACACAAAGACTCGCTACAGGTGCCCCTTTGTGGAGAAGCTTTACCTGGAGATAGAAACACGGTACTTGAATGATGCAGGGGAACAGGATAATGTATTCAACCTGACCTCATCTGAACTCAAAAACAGGGTCGTAG ATTACTTGGACATTGTAAAGGATCCTATCTCCAGTGGGGACTACAAGAAAGAGGAGGACCCCAAGCTGTTCCGGTCGGAGAAGACCGGGCGCGGCCCGCTGATGGAAAACTGGCTGGCCGAGTACGCCCGCGACTCAAAGATCCCGGCCAAAAAGAAGTGTGTGATGACGGCGTACAAACTTTGTCGGGTCGAGTTCAAGTACTGGGGCATGCAGAACAAGATCGAGAGGTTCATACATGATATAG GTTTGAGGAAGACGATGCTTCGTGCTCACAGACAGGCCTGGTGCTGGCAGGATGAGTACTACGGCCTCCAACTCAGCGACATTCGACGACTCGAAAGAGAAACTCAGCTCGCACTGGCTGAGAAGATGAAAATGGTGTCAATGAATGAAGAAGAGGGAGATGATAATGGTGAGGATACTCAAAGTACGCCCAAAATTCCAATCTCTACGTCCTTTGATCAGGCAGCAGCCATTAAGAAACAGACACCGGAACACGAAGCATCGGGGAAAATCACACCCACTGGAAGGAAGATGTCGTCGGAGGCCCTACACAAACGCTCGCTCAGTGGCTCAACTAAACACAGGATTGGACATG GATCTTTCCACGATGTTTCCACCTCCCGCATGTTTGAGAGTTTGGAACAGCTCCAAGAATCGAGCTCAGACGAGGAGGAGTTCTTCGATGCTAAAG GCCACATGACGCCGTGCGATGAGAGCACATTCTGGTCAGATGAGGGATCGCAGGGTCCGTCGAGCTCAG gcATTGGAAGTAGAG ATGAGGAGGATAGAGCTGATTCCAGGACCGAGGGGATGATCAGTGGGGACGAGTATGCAGACGCACGGTCAGTGACCTCGGAGGATCACATAG ATACATCTCTTGGAAAGAAGGTGGAACAAATCCGACAACATCTGTACACGGAGCAGAGTAAGGACTCCTCCCCCCCACCGTCCGCCGGATGTAAGACCAACATCCTGTTCCTGGTTCTACATGGAG GAAACTTGCTTGACATGCACATCGACCATGTCCAAGCTTCCAAGAGAAGTGACTTCAGCACGTTTAAGATGACGTTTGAGCATGTGATGAGGACCCACTACCCGGGGGCACTAAATCACATCGCCTTCAGACTTGTCTCCTGTCCCCAGATCTGCACAGAGACAGTCAACCTCCTCGCCAG CCTGAGTCCCTATGGACTGGACCCCCAGACACCAAAGTCCCAGGAAGCCTCTCTCTGGACCCAGGACTTTGTTCCCCTTGGGGCCATTGCATTGTTTGCTTCCTCAAACCCTGAGTACCATGAGGGTGTTAACAAGATGGTGGCCAAAGCTAACCTAGTGTACCAGGACTTCTTGACCTCTGGAGAGGGCAAGGGCTTTACTGGACAG GTGTGTCTGTTGGCGGACTCCACAGCATCCATCATGGCTTACGACGCCCTGACATCGGCCAGCCTTAACTGTGGCCGGGGACTGAGTACCTACGACAGCAACAGTAGTCTGAACATGGAGGGAAACCCAAGGAGCTGGGCCTCCAAGACCTCCGAGTCGAGTCACGCCATGAGTCTGAGTGATCCCGATCTCTCCAAGTGTTGTAATATCAGAGACTGCGCATGTAACACGGCAGACAAACAGTTCAGTAAAAGTGATGTCTCGTCAGCGACAGACAACAAGCTTAGACGTCAGAACTCAGGTCAGAGACACTCTGCGACGACGTATCTGAACGTCAATGAGCCCCCGGAACACATCAGACGCACCAGCACCGGCAGTAACTATGATGGGCCGTGTATGAAGCTGGACTTTGAGGTGTCAGAGTTCTTTATGCTGGGGGCTCCCCTAGGGCTGGTGTTGGCCTACAGGAGAATGACATCGGGGGATGATTCCCCGCCCCAAAGTCCCATGTGCAATCAGGTGTACAATCTGTTCCACTCCAGTGACCCTGCAGCGGTCCGGCTAGAGCCTCTCGTCCACGAGTCTTTCAAACATATCCCACCTGTCAAAATCTCCAGGTACAACAAGTTTCCTCTCGGAGATGGAGAACCCATCCATGTAG TTGAGACAGTACAGAGTAACTTGAATCTGTTCACTAACCGACGCTACTCCTCCGGTCCCTTCCTCCAGAGACAGGGAAGCATCACCAGCAATATCTCCCAGATGTCAGGCCTAGGAGAGTCCGCTGTGTCCTTTATCACTGGCG TGACCAGCAGGTGGTGGGGTAACAAGCGGCTGGACTTCGTCCTGTACTGTCCCGAGATCCTCCACTCCTTCCCGGTCTCTGCTCTCCCTCACCTGTTCCACGCGAGCTTCTGGGAGTCCAGTGATGTCACTTCCTTTATCCTACGACAG GTACTGAGGTATGATGTGTCTTTGTTTGAGTCATCTGGTGATGTGGACCTACAGTCCAGTCTCAGTGGAAAGGTCTCCCGAGAGAAATGGTTAAAACGCAGAACTACAATTAAAGTCAAG AACTTGCAGCCAAATCATCGCGGAAACGATGTAATGGTTTTGGAGGACAAACCCCAGGTTATCACGGCCAGGTTCATGTACGGCTCGTACGACGTGACTTCACTGTCAGGGGAGAAG GTGGACGTCCATGTGATGGACCAGCAGACTGGGGAATGGCAGTACATGGGGACCGAGGTCACTGACAAAAACGGCAAGCTCCAGTTCACCATTCCATCTGAGAAGGGCCTGCCCCAGGGAATGCACCCGGTCAAAGTGGTCGTCAG GGGTGATCACAGCTCGGCCGACTTTTACCTGTGTGTCCTCCCCCCAAAGACAGAGACTGTGGTATTCAGCATCGATGGCTCCTTCACAGCCAGCATGTCTATTTCTGGGAAGGATCCCAAGGTCAGACCGGGAGCAGTAGACGTAGTCAG GCATTGGCAGGAGCACGGTTACCTGATCGTGTACGTGACCGCCCGCCCGGACATGCAGCACAAGAGAGTGGTCACGTGGCTGGCCAAACACAACTTCCCGCATGGAATGGTGGCGTTCATGGATGGTTTGTCCAAAGAACCACTGAAGCAGAAACTGTCCTATCTAAAGACTCTCCAGTCAGAC GCTAAAATACTGTATAAGGCAGGATATGGATCCAATAAAGACATCTACGTGTACAAAGAACTAGGCCTCAGCCCACAGCAGATCTATATAGTGGGGAAGTCTTCCAAGAAACAGATGACCCAGGCCCAG GTGCTGAGCGAGGGGTATGCGGCCCACCTGAGTGACCTCCGTGCCCCAGGGACCACTAGACAGGCTGTGGGAAACGCCCGCCTTTTCATCCAGAAGGGCTCCTTCACCAAGACATTCCAGTCTGAAGGAAAGAAGGCACTGAAGAGGGTGCCCTCCAATCCCACCCCTGCCggagattttaaaaacaaacatgatGGACTCTTACACACGACTATATCAGTCGGGCCGGAGGGACACACCATAATAGAGCATGGGGGTGCCAGCACTGTCAGAACTAGGGGAACATCTCCAAAGCCAAAACTTGTACTAAAAGATGTTCCTAGATAG
- the LOC105321511 gene encoding protein retinal degeneration B isoform X5 → MENWLAEYARDSKIPAKKKCVMTAYKLCRVEFKYWGMQNKIERFIHDIGLRKTMLRAHRQAWCWQDEYYGLQLSDIRRLERETQLALAEKMKMVSMNEEEGDDNGEDTQSTPKIPISTSFDQAAAIKKQTPEHEASGKITPTGRKMSSEALHKRSLSGSTKHRIGHGSFHDVSTSRMFESLEQLQESSSDEEEFFDAKGHMTPCDESTFWSDEGSQGPSSSGIGSRDEEDRADSRTEGMISGDEYADARSVTSEDHIDTSLGKKVEQIRQHLYTEQSKDSSPPPSAGCKTNILFLVLHGGNLLDMHIDHVQASKRSDFSTFKMTFEHVMRTHYPGALNHIAFRLVSCPQICTETVNLLASLSPYGLDPQTPKSQEASLWTQDFVPLGAIALFASSNPEYHEGVNKMVAKANLVYQDFLTSGEGKGFTGQVCLLADSTASIMAYDALTSASLNCGRGLSTYDSNSSLNMEGNPRSWASKTSESSHAMSLSDPDLSKCCNIRDCACNTADKQFSKSDVSSATDNKLRRQNSGQRHSATTYLNVNEPPEHIRRTSTGSNYDGPCMKLDFEVSEFFMLGAPLGLVLAYRRMTSGDDSPPQSPMCNQVYNLFHSSDPAAVRLEPLVHESFKHIPPVKISRYNKFPLGDGEPIHVVETVQSNLNLFTNRRYSSGPFLQRQGSITSNISQMSGLGESAVSFITGVTSRWWGNKRLDFVLYCPEILHSFPVSALPHLFHASFWESSDVTSFILRQVLRYDVSLFESSGDVDLQSSLSGKVSREKWLKRRTTIKVKNLQPNHRGNDVMVLEDKPQVITARFMYGSYDVTSLSGEKVDVHVMDQQTGEWQYMGTEVTDKNGKLQFTIPSEKGLPQGMHPVKVVVRGDHSSADFYLCVLPPKTETVVFSIDGSFTASMSISGKDPKVRPGAVDVVRHWQEHGYLIVYVTARPDMQHKRVVTWLAKHNFPHGMVAFMDGLSKEPLKQKLSYLKTLQSDAKILYKAGYGSNKDIYVYKELGLSPQQIYIVGKSSKKQMTQAQVLSEGYAAHLSDLRAPGTTRQAVGNARLFIQKGSFTKTFQSEGKKALKRVPSNPTPAGDFKNKHDGLLHTTISVGPEGHTIIEHGGASTVRTRGTSPKPKLVLKDVPR, encoded by the exons ATGGAAAACTGGCTGGCCGAGTACGCCCGCGACTCAAAGATCCCGGCCAAAAAGAAGTGTGTGATGACGGCGTACAAACTTTGTCGGGTCGAGTTCAAGTACTGGGGCATGCAGAACAAGATCGAGAGGTTCATACATGATATAG GTTTGAGGAAGACGATGCTTCGTGCTCACAGACAGGCCTGGTGCTGGCAGGATGAGTACTACGGCCTCCAACTCAGCGACATTCGACGACTCGAAAGAGAAACTCAGCTCGCACTGGCTGAGAAGATGAAAATGGTGTCAATGAATGAAGAAGAGGGAGATGATAATGGTGAGGATACTCAAAGTACGCCCAAAATTCCAATCTCTACGTCCTTTGATCAGGCAGCAGCCATTAAGAAACAGACACCGGAACACGAAGCATCGGGGAAAATCACACCCACTGGAAGGAAGATGTCGTCGGAGGCCCTACACAAACGCTCGCTCAGTGGCTCAACTAAACACAGGATTGGACATG GATCTTTCCACGATGTTTCCACCTCCCGCATGTTTGAGAGTTTGGAACAGCTCCAAGAATCGAGCTCAGACGAGGAGGAGTTCTTCGATGCTAAAG GCCACATGACGCCGTGCGATGAGAGCACATTCTGGTCAGATGAGGGATCGCAGGGTCCGTCGAGCTCAG gcATTGGAAGTAGAG ATGAGGAGGATAGAGCTGATTCCAGGACCGAGGGGATGATCAGTGGGGACGAGTATGCAGACGCACGGTCAGTGACCTCGGAGGATCACATAG ATACATCTCTTGGAAAGAAGGTGGAACAAATCCGACAACATCTGTACACGGAGCAGAGTAAGGACTCCTCCCCCCCACCGTCCGCCGGATGTAAGACCAACATCCTGTTCCTGGTTCTACATGGAG GAAACTTGCTTGACATGCACATCGACCATGTCCAAGCTTCCAAGAGAAGTGACTTCAGCACGTTTAAGATGACGTTTGAGCATGTGATGAGGACCCACTACCCGGGGGCACTAAATCACATCGCCTTCAGACTTGTCTCCTGTCCCCAGATCTGCACAGAGACAGTCAACCTCCTCGCCAG CCTGAGTCCCTATGGACTGGACCCCCAGACACCAAAGTCCCAGGAAGCCTCTCTCTGGACCCAGGACTTTGTTCCCCTTGGGGCCATTGCATTGTTTGCTTCCTCAAACCCTGAGTACCATGAGGGTGTTAACAAGATGGTGGCCAAAGCTAACCTAGTGTACCAGGACTTCTTGACCTCTGGAGAGGGCAAGGGCTTTACTGGACAG GTGTGTCTGTTGGCGGACTCCACAGCATCCATCATGGCTTACGACGCCCTGACATCGGCCAGCCTTAACTGTGGCCGGGGACTGAGTACCTACGACAGCAACAGTAGTCTGAACATGGAGGGAAACCCAAGGAGCTGGGCCTCCAAGACCTCCGAGTCGAGTCACGCCATGAGTCTGAGTGATCCCGATCTCTCCAAGTGTTGTAATATCAGAGACTGCGCATGTAACACGGCAGACAAACAGTTCAGTAAAAGTGATGTCTCGTCAGCGACAGACAACAAGCTTAGACGTCAGAACTCAGGTCAGAGACACTCTGCGACGACGTATCTGAACGTCAATGAGCCCCCGGAACACATCAGACGCACCAGCACCGGCAGTAACTATGATGGGCCGTGTATGAAGCTGGACTTTGAGGTGTCAGAGTTCTTTATGCTGGGGGCTCCCCTAGGGCTGGTGTTGGCCTACAGGAGAATGACATCGGGGGATGATTCCCCGCCCCAAAGTCCCATGTGCAATCAGGTGTACAATCTGTTCCACTCCAGTGACCCTGCAGCGGTCCGGCTAGAGCCTCTCGTCCACGAGTCTTTCAAACATATCCCACCTGTCAAAATCTCCAGGTACAACAAGTTTCCTCTCGGAGATGGAGAACCCATCCATGTAG TTGAGACAGTACAGAGTAACTTGAATCTGTTCACTAACCGACGCTACTCCTCCGGTCCCTTCCTCCAGAGACAGGGAAGCATCACCAGCAATATCTCCCAGATGTCAGGCCTAGGAGAGTCCGCTGTGTCCTTTATCACTGGCG TGACCAGCAGGTGGTGGGGTAACAAGCGGCTGGACTTCGTCCTGTACTGTCCCGAGATCCTCCACTCCTTCCCGGTCTCTGCTCTCCCTCACCTGTTCCACGCGAGCTTCTGGGAGTCCAGTGATGTCACTTCCTTTATCCTACGACAG GTACTGAGGTATGATGTGTCTTTGTTTGAGTCATCTGGTGATGTGGACCTACAGTCCAGTCTCAGTGGAAAGGTCTCCCGAGAGAAATGGTTAAAACGCAGAACTACAATTAAAGTCAAG AACTTGCAGCCAAATCATCGCGGAAACGATGTAATGGTTTTGGAGGACAAACCCCAGGTTATCACGGCCAGGTTCATGTACGGCTCGTACGACGTGACTTCACTGTCAGGGGAGAAG GTGGACGTCCATGTGATGGACCAGCAGACTGGGGAATGGCAGTACATGGGGACCGAGGTCACTGACAAAAACGGCAAGCTCCAGTTCACCATTCCATCTGAGAAGGGCCTGCCCCAGGGAATGCACCCGGTCAAAGTGGTCGTCAG GGGTGATCACAGCTCGGCCGACTTTTACCTGTGTGTCCTCCCCCCAAAGACAGAGACTGTGGTATTCAGCATCGATGGCTCCTTCACAGCCAGCATGTCTATTTCTGGGAAGGATCCCAAGGTCAGACCGGGAGCAGTAGACGTAGTCAG GCATTGGCAGGAGCACGGTTACCTGATCGTGTACGTGACCGCCCGCCCGGACATGCAGCACAAGAGAGTGGTCACGTGGCTGGCCAAACACAACTTCCCGCATGGAATGGTGGCGTTCATGGATGGTTTGTCCAAAGAACCACTGAAGCAGAAACTGTCCTATCTAAAGACTCTCCAGTCAGAC GCTAAAATACTGTATAAGGCAGGATATGGATCCAATAAAGACATCTACGTGTACAAAGAACTAGGCCTCAGCCCACAGCAGATCTATATAGTGGGGAAGTCTTCCAAGAAACAGATGACCCAGGCCCAG GTGCTGAGCGAGGGGTATGCGGCCCACCTGAGTGACCTCCGTGCCCCAGGGACCACTAGACAGGCTGTGGGAAACGCCCGCCTTTTCATCCAGAAGGGCTCCTTCACCAAGACATTCCAGTCTGAAGGAAAGAAGGCACTGAAGAGGGTGCCCTCCAATCCCACCCCTGCCggagattttaaaaacaaacatgatGGACTCTTACACACGACTATATCAGTCGGGCCGGAGGGACACACCATAATAGAGCATGGGGGTGCCAGCACTGTCAGAACTAGGGGAACATCTCCAAAGCCAAAACTTGTACTAAAAGATGTTCCTAGATAG